One genomic region from Gouania willdenowi unplaced genomic scaffold, fGouWil2.1 scaffold_273_arrow_ctg1, whole genome shotgun sequence encodes:
- the LOC114459204 gene encoding E3 ubiquitin-protein ligase TRIM41-like, protein MGHLTSKFVDMSPACSGTSEHHFLCSICLEVLTDPVTTPCGHNFCKTCISTHWDTSTTSRCPVCNQVFSTKPQLKVNIMMREMVSQFRRESEKKAAAPGEVLCDVCTRTKVKALKSCLDCVISYCETHLEPHLTASGLRRHQLVEPVENLESMMCPKHSKPLELFCQSDQTRVCLMCSVLEHKSHQLVPLGEDLFEDKKVYLQQMIQKRREKLEVIRESVRFRKEAADRGKAEGVEVFTALMELVRRGLKELMKTMEEQQEAEEREAEGLIKELEEEIFELMKRSSEVEQLSHSEDHLLQDFCSLKAPPATKDWTEVMVHPSSHEGTVLRAVAQLEDTLSDEMMKIKMLEMKRLQQFAVDVTLDSLTAHPYLVLSDDEKLVYFSNVKKNLPHNKERFSYCACVLGKQNFSSGRFYFEVQVKGKTKWYLGVAKESINRKGKITLTPKNGYWTVALRDGNVLSYGGKNSAPLIICPVNQSE, encoded by the exons ATGGGACATCTAACGTCAAAG TTTGTGGACATGTCTCCTGCCTGCAGTGGGACGTCtgaacatcacttcctgtgctcCATCTGTCTGGAGGTGCTCACTGATCCAGTCACCACACCATGTGGACACAACTTCTGCAAAACATGCATCAGCACACACTGGGACACCAGTACCACCAGCAGGTGTCCCGTGTGTAATCAGGTGTTCAGCACTAAACCTCAGCTGAAGGTCAATATTATGATGCGTGAGATGGTTTCTCAGTTCAGACGTGAATCTGAGAagaaagcagcagcaccaggagaAGTTCTCTGTGACGTCTGCACTAGAACTAAAGTGAAGGCACTGAAGTCCTGCCTGGACTGTGTGATCTCCTACTGTGAGACTCACCTGGAGCCTCATCTGACAGCATCAGGCCTGAGAAGACATCAGCTGGTGGAACCTGTGGAGAACCTGGAATCCATGATGTGTCCAAAGCACAGCAAACCTCTGGAGCTGTTCTGTCAGAGTGATCAGACACGTGTCTGCTTGATGTGTTCTGTTTTGGAGCACAAGAGTCACCAGTTAGTCCCTCTGGGAGAAGATCTGTTTGAAGACAAGAAAGTTTATCTTCAGCAGATGATCCaaaagagacgagagaagctgGAGGTGATCAGAGAGTCAGTGAGATTCAGGAAGGAAGCAGCAGACAGGGGGAAAGCTGAAGGTGTGGAGGTGTTCACTGCTCTGATGGAGCTTGTTCGAAgaggcctgaaggagctgatgaagacaatggaggagcaacaggaagcagaagagagagaggctgaaggtttgatcaaagagctggaggaggaaatctttgagctgatgaagagaagctctgaggtggagcagctctccCACTCTGAAGACCACCTCCTCCAAGACTTCTGCTCCCTGAAAGCTCCTCCAGCCACCAAGGACTGGACAGAGGTCATGGTCCATCCATCATCACATGAAGGAACTGTGCTGAGAGCTGTGGCTCAGCtggaggacacactcagtgacgAGATGATGAAGATAAAGATGTTAGAGATGAAGAGGCTGCAGCAGTTTGCAGTAGATGTGACTCTTGATTCTCTTACAGCTCATCCTTACCTTGTCCTGTCTGATGATGAAAAACTAGTTTACTTCAGTAATGTGAAGAAGAACCTTCCACACAACAAAGAGAGATTTTCTTATTGTGCCTGTGTTTTAGGGAAACAGAATTTCAGTTCAGGTAGATTTTACTTTGAGGTTCAGGTTAAAGGAAAAACTAAATGGTATTTAGGAGTGGCTAAAGAATCCATCAACAGGAAGGGAAAGATCACTCTGACTCCTAAGAATGGTTACTGGACTGTCGCActcagagatggaaatgt TTTAAGCTATGGTGGTAAAAACTCAGCACCTCTGATCATctgtcctgtcaatcaaagtgaatga